In the genome of Bacteroidales bacterium, one region contains:
- a CDS encoding SDR family NAD(P)-dependent oxidoreductase, whose protein sequence is MKLLENKKALVTGASRGIGKAIAIAYAKHGADVAISDLKVDEEAEKTVKEIESYGVKAKAYASD, encoded by the coding sequence TTAGAAAATAAAAAGGCACTCGTAACCGGTGCATCACGCGGGATTGGTAAAGCCATAGCCATCGCTTACGCCAAACATGGCGCTGATGTGGCCATCTCTGATTTGAAGGTGGATGAAGAGGCTGAAAAGACGGTTAAAGAAATCGAAAGTTATGGGGTAAAGGCAAAAGCCTATGCATCCGATG